A part of Mustela erminea isolate mMusErm1 chromosome 9, mMusErm1.Pri, whole genome shotgun sequence genomic DNA contains:
- the API5 gene encoding apoptosis inhibitor 5 isoform X2 codes for MPTVEELYRNYGILADATEQVGQHKDAYQVILDGVKGGTKEKRLAAQFIPKFFKHFPELADSAINAQLDLCEDEDVSIRRQAIKELPQFATGENLPRVADILTQLLQTDDSAEFNLVNNALLSIFKMDAKGTLGGLFSQILQGEDIVRERAIKFLSTKLKTLPDEVLTKEVEELILTESKKVLEDVTGEEFVLFMKILSGLKSLQTVSGRQQLVELVAEQADLEQTFNPSDPDCVDRLLQCTRQAVPLFSKNVHSTRFVTYFCEQVLPNLSSLTTPVEGLDIQLEVLKLLAEMSSFCGDMEKLETNLRKLFDKLLEYMPLPPEEAENGENAGNEEPKLQFSYVECLLYSFHQLGRKLPDFLTAKLNAEKLKDFKIRLQYFARGLQVYIRQLRLALQGKTGEALKTEENKIKVVALKITNNINVLIKDLFHIPPSYKSTVTLSWKPVQKVEIGQKRANEDTTSGSPPKKSSAGPKRDARQIYNPPSGKYSSNLSNFNYERSLQGK; via the exons catAAAGATGCCTATCAAGTGATACTAGATGGTGTGAAAGGtggtacaaaagaaaaaagattagcAGCCCAGTTTATTCCgaaattctttaaacattttccagaattgGCTGACTCTGCTATCAACGCACAGTTAGACCTCTGTGAGGATGAAGATGTATCA ATTCGACGGCAAGCAATTAAAGAGCTGCCTCAGTTTGCCACTGGAGAAAATCTTCCCCGAGTGGCAGATATACTTACCCAACTTCTGCAGACTG ATGATTCTGCAGAATTTAACTTAGTGAACAATGCCCTGTTAAGTATATTTAAGATGGATGCAAAAG gGACTTTGGGTGGCTTGTTTAGCCAAATACTTCAAGGAGAGGACATTGTTAGAGAACGAGCAATCAAATTCCTTTCTACAAAACTTAAGACTTTACCAGATGAAGTCTTAACAAAGGAAGTAGAGGAACTTATCCTAACTGAATCCAAAAAG GTCCTAGAAGATGTGACTGGTGAAGAATTTGTCCTGTTCATGAAGATACTCTCTGGGTTAAAAAGCTTGCAGACAGTGAGTGGAAGGCAGCAACTCGTAGAACTGGTGGCTGAACAGGCCGACCTGGAACAAACCTTCAATCCCTCGGATCCTGACTGTGTGGACAGGCTCTTACAGTGCACTCGGCAGGCGGTACCCCTCTTCTCT aaaaatgtgcattccACAAGGTTTGTGACTTACTTCTGTGAGCAAGTTCTCCCTAACCTCAGTTCCTTGACTACCCCAGTGGAGGGTCTCGATATACAGTTGGAG GTATTGAAACTATTGGCAGAGATGAGTTCATTTTGTGGTGACATGGAAAAGCTAGAAACAAATTTAAGGAAACTATTTGACAAGTTACTG GAATATATGCCTCTTCCTCCAGAAGAAGCGGAAAATGGGGAGAATGCCGGTAATGAAGAACCCAAGCTGCAGTTCAGCTATGTGGAATGTCTGTTGTACAGCTTTCACCAGTTGGGCCGAAAACTTCCAGATTTCTTAACGGCCAAACTGAATGccgaaaaactgaaagattttaaaattag GCTGCAGTACTTTGCACGGGGACTGCAGGTTTATATCCGACAACTTCGCTTGGCTCTGCAGGGTAAAACAGGCGAAGCCTTAAAAACAGAAGAG aaCAAGATTAAAGTTGTTGcactgaaaataacaaataatattaatgttttaatcAAG gATCTCTTCCACATTCCTCCTTCTTATAAAAGCACAGTAACATTATCTTGGAAACCTGTACAGAAGGTTGAAATTGG GCAGAAGAGAGCCAATGAAGATACAACTTCTGGTTCACCACCCAAGAAATCTTCAGCCGGACCAAAAAGGGATGCCAGGCAGATATATAATCCTCCTAGTGGGAAATATAGCAGCAATTTGAGCAACTTTAATTATG AGAGGAGCCTTCAGGGGAAGTAG
- the API5 gene encoding apoptosis inhibitor 5 isoform X1 — MPTVEELYRNYGILADATEQVGQHKDAYQVILDGVKGGTKEKRLAAQFIPKFFKHFPELADSAINAQLDLCEDEDVSIRRQAIKELPQFATGENLPRVADILTQLLQTDDSAEFNLVNNALLSIFKMDAKGTLGGLFSQILQGEDIVRERAIKFLSTKLKTLPDEVLTKEVEELILTESKKVLEDVTGEEFVLFMKILSGLKSLQTVSGRQQLVELVAEQADLEQTFNPSDPDCVDRLLQCTRQAVPLFSKNVHSTRFVTYFCEQVLPNLSSLTTPVEGLDIQLEVLKLLAEMSSFCGDMEKLETNLRKLFDKLLEYMPLPPEEAENGENAGNEEPKLQFSYVECLLYSFHQLGRKLPDFLTAKLNAEKLKDFKIRLQYFARGLQVYIRQLRLALQGKTGEALKTEENKIKVVALKITNNINVLIKDLFHIPPSYKSTVTLSWKPVQKVEIGQKRANEDTTSGSPPKKSSAGPKRDARQIYNPPSGKYSSNLSNFNYEQRGAFRGSRGGRGWGARGNRSRGRLY, encoded by the exons catAAAGATGCCTATCAAGTGATACTAGATGGTGTGAAAGGtggtacaaaagaaaaaagattagcAGCCCAGTTTATTCCgaaattctttaaacattttccagaattgGCTGACTCTGCTATCAACGCACAGTTAGACCTCTGTGAGGATGAAGATGTATCA ATTCGACGGCAAGCAATTAAAGAGCTGCCTCAGTTTGCCACTGGAGAAAATCTTCCCCGAGTGGCAGATATACTTACCCAACTTCTGCAGACTG ATGATTCTGCAGAATTTAACTTAGTGAACAATGCCCTGTTAAGTATATTTAAGATGGATGCAAAAG gGACTTTGGGTGGCTTGTTTAGCCAAATACTTCAAGGAGAGGACATTGTTAGAGAACGAGCAATCAAATTCCTTTCTACAAAACTTAAGACTTTACCAGATGAAGTCTTAACAAAGGAAGTAGAGGAACTTATCCTAACTGAATCCAAAAAG GTCCTAGAAGATGTGACTGGTGAAGAATTTGTCCTGTTCATGAAGATACTCTCTGGGTTAAAAAGCTTGCAGACAGTGAGTGGAAGGCAGCAACTCGTAGAACTGGTGGCTGAACAGGCCGACCTGGAACAAACCTTCAATCCCTCGGATCCTGACTGTGTGGACAGGCTCTTACAGTGCACTCGGCAGGCGGTACCCCTCTTCTCT aaaaatgtgcattccACAAGGTTTGTGACTTACTTCTGTGAGCAAGTTCTCCCTAACCTCAGTTCCTTGACTACCCCAGTGGAGGGTCTCGATATACAGTTGGAG GTATTGAAACTATTGGCAGAGATGAGTTCATTTTGTGGTGACATGGAAAAGCTAGAAACAAATTTAAGGAAACTATTTGACAAGTTACTG GAATATATGCCTCTTCCTCCAGAAGAAGCGGAAAATGGGGAGAATGCCGGTAATGAAGAACCCAAGCTGCAGTTCAGCTATGTGGAATGTCTGTTGTACAGCTTTCACCAGTTGGGCCGAAAACTTCCAGATTTCTTAACGGCCAAACTGAATGccgaaaaactgaaagattttaaaattag GCTGCAGTACTTTGCACGGGGACTGCAGGTTTATATCCGACAACTTCGCTTGGCTCTGCAGGGTAAAACAGGCGAAGCCTTAAAAACAGAAGAG aaCAAGATTAAAGTTGTTGcactgaaaataacaaataatattaatgttttaatcAAG gATCTCTTCCACATTCCTCCTTCTTATAAAAGCACAGTAACATTATCTTGGAAACCTGTACAGAAGGTTGAAATTGG GCAGAAGAGAGCCAATGAAGATACAACTTCTGGTTCACCACCCAAGAAATCTTCAGCCGGACCAAAAAGGGATGCCAGGCAGATATATAATCCTCCTAGTGGGAAATATAGCAGCAATTTGAGCAACTTTAATTATG AGCAGAGAGGAGCCTTCAGGGGAAGTAGAGGTGGCCGAGGTTGGGGAGCACGAGGAAATCGTAGTCGGGGAAGACTCTACTGA
- the API5 gene encoding apoptosis inhibitor 5 isoform X3 — protein sequence MPTVEELYRNYGILADATEQVGQHKDAYQVILDGVKGGTKEKRLAAQFIPKFFKHFPELADSAINAQLDLCEDEDVSIRRQAIKELPQFATGENLPRVADILTQLLQTDDSAEFNLVNNALLSIFKMDAKGTLGGLFSQILQGEDIVRERAIKFLSTKLKTLPDEVLTKEVEELILTESKKVLEDVTGEEFVLFMKILSGLKSLQTVSGRQQLVELVAEQADLEQTFNPSDPDCVDRLLQCTRQAVPLFSKNVHSTRFVTYFCEQVLPNLSSLTTPVEGLDIQLEVLKLLAEMSSFCGDMEKLETNLRKLFDKLLEYMPLPPEEAENGENAGNEEPKLQFSYVECLLYSFHQLGRKLPDFLTAKLNAEKLKDFKIRLQYFARGLQVYIRQLRLALQGKTGEALKTEENKIKVVALKITNNINVLIKDLFHIPPSYKSTVTLSWKPVQKVEIGQKRANEDTTSGSPPKKSSAGPKRDARQIYNPPSGKYSSNLSNFNYGN from the exons catAAAGATGCCTATCAAGTGATACTAGATGGTGTGAAAGGtggtacaaaagaaaaaagattagcAGCCCAGTTTATTCCgaaattctttaaacattttccagaattgGCTGACTCTGCTATCAACGCACAGTTAGACCTCTGTGAGGATGAAGATGTATCA ATTCGACGGCAAGCAATTAAAGAGCTGCCTCAGTTTGCCACTGGAGAAAATCTTCCCCGAGTGGCAGATATACTTACCCAACTTCTGCAGACTG ATGATTCTGCAGAATTTAACTTAGTGAACAATGCCCTGTTAAGTATATTTAAGATGGATGCAAAAG gGACTTTGGGTGGCTTGTTTAGCCAAATACTTCAAGGAGAGGACATTGTTAGAGAACGAGCAATCAAATTCCTTTCTACAAAACTTAAGACTTTACCAGATGAAGTCTTAACAAAGGAAGTAGAGGAACTTATCCTAACTGAATCCAAAAAG GTCCTAGAAGATGTGACTGGTGAAGAATTTGTCCTGTTCATGAAGATACTCTCTGGGTTAAAAAGCTTGCAGACAGTGAGTGGAAGGCAGCAACTCGTAGAACTGGTGGCTGAACAGGCCGACCTGGAACAAACCTTCAATCCCTCGGATCCTGACTGTGTGGACAGGCTCTTACAGTGCACTCGGCAGGCGGTACCCCTCTTCTCT aaaaatgtgcattccACAAGGTTTGTGACTTACTTCTGTGAGCAAGTTCTCCCTAACCTCAGTTCCTTGACTACCCCAGTGGAGGGTCTCGATATACAGTTGGAG GTATTGAAACTATTGGCAGAGATGAGTTCATTTTGTGGTGACATGGAAAAGCTAGAAACAAATTTAAGGAAACTATTTGACAAGTTACTG GAATATATGCCTCTTCCTCCAGAAGAAGCGGAAAATGGGGAGAATGCCGGTAATGAAGAACCCAAGCTGCAGTTCAGCTATGTGGAATGTCTGTTGTACAGCTTTCACCAGTTGGGCCGAAAACTTCCAGATTTCTTAACGGCCAAACTGAATGccgaaaaactgaaagattttaaaattag GCTGCAGTACTTTGCACGGGGACTGCAGGTTTATATCCGACAACTTCGCTTGGCTCTGCAGGGTAAAACAGGCGAAGCCTTAAAAACAGAAGAG aaCAAGATTAAAGTTGTTGcactgaaaataacaaataatattaatgttttaatcAAG gATCTCTTCCACATTCCTCCTTCTTATAAAAGCACAGTAACATTATCTTGGAAACCTGTACAGAAGGTTGAAATTGG GCAGAAGAGAGCCAATGAAGATACAACTTCTGGTTCACCACCCAAGAAATCTTCAGCCGGACCAAAAAGGGATGCCAGGCAGATATATAATCCTCCTAGTGGGAAATATAGCAGCAATTTGAGCAACTTTAATTATG GGAACTGA